A region of the Pirellulales bacterium genome:
TCGCGATGCCATGCCGATCGCAGGCGGCGATGACCTCTTCGTCGTTGCGCGATCCGCCCGGCTGAATGATCGCGCCCACACCGGCACTGGCCGCCTGCTCGATGGAATCGGCGAATGGAAAGAACGCGTCGGAGGCCAACACAGATCCCGCGGTCCGCTGCGCCCCCTTCTTGATCGCAATTTCGACCGAGTCGACACGGCTCATCTGCCCAGCGCCGGCGCCAATCAAGGCGCGATTCTTGGCCAGCACAATCGCATTGCTCTTCACCTGTCGACAGATGGCCCAGGCGAATTGCAGATCAGCCTGTTGCGCGTCGCTTGGCGCCTGCCGCGTGACGACTTTCCACTCCGTCAATGGATCGGCCGCGGTGTCGAACTCCTGCGCCAAGAGCCCCCCCTGAATCCGTCGCAGGTCAAGTCCGCAGGGGGCATCGTCCAGCGCGCCCACCGCCAGCAACCGCACATTGGCTTTCCATTTGGGCTTGGTTGTCAGTACTTCAAGCGCGGCCGGATCATAATCGGGGGCCACGATCGCCTCGACAAAGCGTCCCGGCTCGGCGAGATACTCAGCGCTGGCGGCATCGACCGGGCGGTTGAATCCCAACACCGAGCCGAACGCGGAGAGCGGATCACCCTCCCAACCCAGTTGGAGCGCCGTGGAGATACTCTCGGCTTCGGCGGCGCCGCATGGATTATTGTGCTTGACCACCACAACTGCGGGGCCTCGCAGCGTGCGCACAATTGCCAAGGCGCTGTCGAGATCGAGCAGGTTGTTGTACGAAAGCTCCTTGCCGTGCAATTGGCGAGCAGTCGCCACGCAGGCGCCGCGAACGCCAGGCTGCACATATAGCGCCGCCGATTGATGCGGGTTCTCGCCATAGCGCAGTTCGCACTGGCGTTCAAACGCCAGACGCAATGTTTGCGGATAGCGCTCTTCGCTCAATTGCCCGGCAAACCAACTGGCAATGGCGGTGTCGTAGGCGCCGGTATGGGCGAACGCCGCGGCGGCCAATCGGCGGCGCAGCTCGGGCGTGGTGCATCGGTCGCGAGCGACCTGTTCAAGAATATCGGCGTATTGCAGAGGACTAGTCGCGATCGTCGTGAAGGCGTGGTTCTTGGAGGCGCCTCGTACCAACGATGGTCCGCCGATGTCGATTTGCTCAATGACCTCGTCGAAGCTCACATCGGCGCGCGCGGCGGTCGCCTCGAATGGATAAAGGTTCACAATTACCAACTCAAAGGTGCGAATGCCGTGAGTCGCTAGCGCCTCTCGATCCTCGGGGTGGTCGTGCCGACAGAGAATGCCCCCGTGGATCTTGGGGTGCAATGTTTTCACGCGGCCATCCATGATCTCCGGAAAGCCGGTGTAGTCGGTCACATCCAGAACAGGCACCCCGCTTTCTTCCAAGAATCGCCGCGTCCCGCCGGTGCTGTACAGTTCCACGCCCGCCGCCACCAGGCCGCGGGCAAGCTCAGCCAGTCCAGTTTTGTCACTCACGCTAATGAGCGCGCGCTGTATCCGGGGCGACTGCATCCCTATCCCTCATTGCAATGGAGCGTAAACTGCCTGTTTAAGGCCCATTGCCAGATTCGTCAATCGGCGCAGCGATTTGCGCACGCGGGCGCGGAGAATATCGAAAGGAAAAGGCCGCCCCAATGGGACGGCCTTGTATGTGTTGAGCGAATTGTCGATCGCTAGGATCGAATGTTACGCGCGTGCCGCGCGACGGCGTACGAGAAACACGCCGCCAAGTCCCAGCAGCGACCAGACTACAATGCTGGCCGGTTCGGGAACGACGCCTGTTTCGTCGTAGGTGTATACCACATCTACATTGCCGAAGGCCTCAAAGTCAGTGACGTGGATGGTACTGTCGGTGACGCCAGTCGCCGAAAAACCGCCACTGCCGCTGACCAGCACACTCAAGAAGCCAGGACCGATGTAGGCCGCCAATCCAACCATCGTGGAAGCTGAGTTCGCGTCGTTGCCCGACAGCAAACCAAAGTCGACAAAATCAGGCCCTGTATCCGGGTTGCCGTCGCTGGCGCTTACCGCTACCGGACCGGCCGAGCCAAGAATAGACGCGCTGGCGGACAGCGGTCCCACCGTCGAGGCCTTGACCAATCCAATAAGATCAACCCCCATGTTGCCCGAAACCGCCGAGTCGTTCTCGGCGGTAATTTTGGCCTGCACGGTGGCATCGACTTTCAATTGCACCGAGGTCAGGGTGCGAGTGCCCCCCAACGTGTCGAACATGGGAATGCTCAAGTTCTGGTTTCCCGGCGAAAGGGGAAACGAGAATGCGGACGTTTCGGTCACTACGCCGGCAACGGCGCTGGAGACATTCAAAAGCAGCGCGGAAAGCGCAACGAGCGGAAGCACTCGAATCATCGGAAGACCCAATATGTTGCGGAAGTGAATTTCTGCCCAAAGTACCAATAGGCCAAGGTAGTCTGACCACCCCTATGGGGAATGTCAACGTAATTCGTTCAGTCTAAGAATTTTTCATCTGTTGGTTGCAGGCAGGACCAAGTCCAAACATTGGGAAAACGTCGTTACGTGGTCATTTGAGCATGATTTTAGCCTGGGCCGTAAGTCGGCTCACTTCCTGTGAAAACTCCTTGCGCCGAGCCGCAAGTGCTGTCACACTCTTGGTTTCCGTACCACTGACGTAATCGAGCACTATGCGTTCGGCGGTAATAAACGCCGGCGTCAGCTCCGCCACGGCATCCGCAATGGCGATTGGTATCCGGGTGACTCCGTTGCAGTCGCCATGCAATAGTTCCCCCGTGGCGATCACCAGTCCACCAACGCGCACCGGCAGACCGACATTCAGAATATGGCAGTAGGCATGAGAGCAGATCGTGCTGCTCGTAAAAACCGGATACTCTAGCGCCCGCACCTGTTCCAGATCGCGTCCGGCCCCCGAAGTCACCAAGCCCACCGACCCAAAGGCCTTGTAGGTGGAGCACATCACCTCCCCAAACGTGGCGGCGACCGGCGGATCGTCCAGGTCCTGAAATACCACCACCGCCGGCCCCGGCAACCGTGAAAAATGTTCGATCTGCTGATCGAGCGACGCGTACACATCTCCTTGCGGGGGCGGGGCGTCTGCCCGAAACGACGCCGTGCAAGCAAAACCCACCATCGGCGGCAAATGCGAAAAGTTGGCCCGAATGCGATGGTCCATATACCCGCGGTTGCGGGGACAAACATCAAACAGCTCGATAACGTTCGAAATCGTGGGCGTGTCGAACTCGGCAAGGCGAGCCAGGGTATCCGAGGAGACGCTCATAGGTTTCCTAACGGGTTACTTGACGACGAATTGTCGTCTGGTTTTGAGAGGCAACGGTGATTGCAACCAGCTTCCGACTTTCGTAGGTCTCATGCGCTGGCGTATTCTAACCAACAAGTTCTGGCCTCCGAAGCAGAAGATCGGTGGCGCCGCGGCAGCCGGCAGCTTGTAAATTACACGACCAGATTGGTCGGAAACCGCAAATTCAATCGATGGTTCAACACTCTGCCATCCCCAGTAGCTCGCTCAATTTGCCTTGGATCGAGCGGCAACCTCCGTGGCGCGTGCTGGCCGCGTTTTTGTTGGCGTACGTCGCGGCCCTCTACATCGGGCACTCGTTCATGGTGGCGCCCGAGCATATCGCCGCCATCTGGCCCGCCTCCGGCATCGCCTTGGCGGGATTGACGCTCGTCGCGCCGCGCTGGCGCAATCCGCTCTGGGCAATGTTCACGGTAGCCACAGTGGCAATGAACCTGTATATGGGCAGATCGATCGCGATCAGCGTGGCGCTGGCTTCAATCAACGCCATCAACACCCCTTTGGTCGCTTGGTGGTTTCGATGCCAAGGGCCAACTCACGAGTTTCTGACCGATCCAGGGAGGTTGCTGCGACAATTCCTACTGCCAATCGCCCTGGGTTCCGCGATGGGCGCGATGCTAGGCGGCGCCGCGATTCAATTGACCGACGGCGCGGATTGGCGTCGCACCGCTTGGCTCTGGTTTGTGTCCGATGCGCTCGGCATGCTCGTCATCGCGCCGGTGCTGTTGGTTTGGTTGACGCCAGAATCTTGGAATCGTTGCCGGGCCACTCCCATGGAATGGCTGGAGTCGTTGTGTATTGCCGGACTCGTCACCGCAGTAACGACCAACTGGCTGCTGAATGTCAGCTATACCGGCAACCGCTACTCTTTGCGCCGGCCGTACGCGCTGCTGCCCATCATGTTTTTCGCTGGCGCTCGACTCGATCCGCGATTGATCGTCTTGATCTTGCTCTATTTGGCGACGATCGCCACCGCTCGCGCGGCTGACACCGGATCGCAATTCACCGGCCTGATGTCACCAGACTTGGCGACTCGATTACTGACGGTGCAGGCGTACCTGGCCGTGGCCTGCTCCACCACGTTGACGGTGGCGGCAATGGTGGCGCAGCGGCGGATAACGGAGCAGCGACTGCAAGCCGCGCACGACGACATGGAGGCGCGCGTCGAGCAGCGCACATGCGAACTGCGCCTGAGCGAAGAGCGCGCGCTGCAGCAGTCGCGCGAGCTGAACACCATTTATCGCACCGCTCCGCTGAGCTTTTGCGTGCTCGATTCCGAGCTGAAACTGGCGCGCGTCAATCTTCGGCTCGTCGCGGAATTTGGTTTGGAACATCAAAAACTGCTCGGTCGCCCCTTCGCGGAAGTGCTGCCCGCACTGGCCGAAATCGCTCCACTGCTCTTGCGCGCCGGCCAGCAAGGGCACGAGATCGCGGCGCAAGAAGTGCGCGTGGCGGCGCCCAACACGCCCGCCCATGGTCGTGATTGGAGTGTGAGCTGCTATCCGATCGACACCCCCCAAGGGCGGCAAATCGGTTGCATCCTGAGCGACATCACGGAGCAAAAGAGCGCGGAGCGTCAGTTCGCTGAACGACGAACCGAATTGTTCGACACCGCGCGACTCAATTCGCTCGGCATGCTGGCCGGCGGCCTAGCCCACGAATTGAACCAGCCCCTCCATGCAATTCACAATTACTCGCGCGGTTGCCTGCGGCGGCTCGACCTTGACCAACCTGGCGCCGAACCGCTGCGCGAGGCGCTGGATCATATCGCGGACGAAGCGCAACGCGCCGCCGAGATCGTACGTCGCCTGCGCGAGTTCGTTCGCAGGCGCGAACCACGCAGCGAAACGGTGGCCCTTAACCGCGTGATCGCCAACGTGGTGCAACTCGTTGACACGCAACTGACGCGGTCGCAAATGCGAATCAGTTTCGATCTGGCCGCGCTGTCGCCGACCGTGGTAGGGGATGGGATTCAACTCGAACAGGTCGTGGTCAACCTGGTGCTCAACGCCATCGACGCCTCCGAATCGCGCCCAGTGGCGATGCGAGCGATTCATTTGGCCACGCGCGAAGTCGGCGCGCGCGCCGAGGTCATCGTGCAGGATTCTGGCCTTGGCGTGCCCACCGAAAAGTTGCAGGCGATCTTCGAGCCGTTTTACACCACCAAGCCCACCGGCCTCGGCCTGGGATTGGCAATTAGTCGGTCCATCGTGGAGGCCCACGGCGGCACGCTCCAAGCGGAAGCCTGTGCCCCTCACGGATCACTGTTCCGCATGTCGCTGCCGATCCGCAATCCTGCTGGTCCGCAACCAACCAGACTGGTTGCGCAACCGGCGCAGCCCAGCACAACGGGCTAACTAGCGACCGGTGCCGATGCCGACGCCACCGGGACCGCCGGGGGCGATACCGCCGCCCGGAAGCGTGGTGAGCCCCGACCCAATCACGTTGTACGACGACGGCGAACCGGCCTGCGCCCCCAGGCTCGAAGGGGTTCCGCCGTGCA
Encoded here:
- the purH gene encoding bifunctional phosphoribosylaminoimidazolecarboxamide formyltransferase/IMP cyclohydrolase is translated as MQSPRIQRALISVSDKTGLAELARGLVAAGVELYSTGGTRRFLEESGVPVLDVTDYTGFPEIMDGRVKTLHPKIHGGILCRHDHPEDREALATHGIRTFELVIVNLYPFEATAARADVSFDEVIEQIDIGGPSLVRGASKNHAFTTIATSPLQYADILEQVARDRCTTPELRRRLAAAAFAHTGAYDTAIASWFAGQLSEERYPQTLRLAFERQCELRYGENPHQSAALYVQPGVRGACVATARQLHGKELSYNNLLDLDSALAIVRTLRGPAVVVVKHNNPCGAAEAESISTALQLGWEGDPLSAFGSVLGFNRPVDAASAEYLAEPGRFVEAIVAPDYDPAALEVLTTKPKWKANVRLLAVGALDDAPCGLDLRRIQGGLLAQEFDTAADPLTEWKVVTRQAPSDAQQADLQFAWAICRQVKSNAIVLAKNRALIGAGAGQMSRVDSVEIAIKKGAQRTAGSVLASDAFFPFADSIEQAASAGVGAIIQPGGSRNDEEVIAACDRHGIAMLFTGRRHFKH
- a CDS encoding choice-of-anchor E domain-containing protein, which encodes MIRVLPLVALSALLLNVSSAVAGVVTETSAFSFPLSPGNQNLSIPMFDTLGGTRTLTSVQLKVDATVQAKITAENDSAVSGNMGVDLIGLVKASTVGPLSASASILGSAGPVAVSASDGNPDTGPDFVDFGLLSGNDANSASTMVGLAAYIGPGFLSVLVSGSGGFSATGVTDSTIHVTDFEAFGNVDVVYTYDETGVVPEPASIVVWSLLGLGGVFLVRRRAARA
- a CDS encoding RraA family protein, yielding MSVSSDTLARLAEFDTPTISNVIELFDVCPRNRGYMDHRIRANFSHLPPMVGFACTASFRADAPPPQGDVYASLDQQIEHFSRLPGPAVVVFQDLDDPPVAATFGEVMCSTYKAFGSVGLVTSGAGRDLEQVRALEYPVFTSSTICSHAYCHILNVGLPVRVGGLVIATGELLHGDCNGVTRIPIAIADAVAELTPAFITAERIVLDYVSGTETKSVTALAARRKEFSQEVSRLTAQAKIMLK
- a CDS encoding MASE1 domain-containing protein, with amino-acid sequence MVQHSAIPSSSLNLPWIERQPPWRVLAAFLLAYVAALYIGHSFMVAPEHIAAIWPASGIALAGLTLVAPRWRNPLWAMFTVATVAMNLYMGRSIAISVALASINAINTPLVAWWFRCQGPTHEFLTDPGRLLRQFLLPIALGSAMGAMLGGAAIQLTDGADWRRTAWLWFVSDALGMLVIAPVLLVWLTPESWNRCRATPMEWLESLCIAGLVTAVTTNWLLNVSYTGNRYSLRRPYALLPIMFFAGARLDPRLIVLILLYLATIATARAADTGSQFTGLMSPDLATRLLTVQAYLAVACSTTLTVAAMVAQRRITEQRLQAAHDDMEARVEQRTCELRLSEERALQQSRELNTIYRTAPLSFCVLDSELKLARVNLRLVAEFGLEHQKLLGRPFAEVLPALAEIAPLLLRAGQQGHEIAAQEVRVAAPNTPAHGRDWSVSCYPIDTPQGRQIGCILSDITEQKSAERQFAERRTELFDTARLNSLGMLAGGLAHELNQPLHAIHNYSRGCLRRLDLDQPGAEPLREALDHIADEAQRAAEIVRRLREFVRRREPRSETVALNRVIANVVQLVDTQLTRSQMRISFDLAALSPTVVGDGIQLEQVVVNLVLNAIDASESRPVAMRAIHLATREVGARAEVIVQDSGLGVPTEKLQAIFEPFYTTKPTGLGLGLAISRSIVEAHGGTLQAEACAPHGSLFRMSLPIRNPAGPQPTRLVAQPAQPSTTG